The following coding sequences are from one Coffea arabica cultivar ET-39 chromosome 11e, Coffea Arabica ET-39 HiFi, whole genome shotgun sequence window:
- the LOC113718972 gene encoding uncharacterized protein: MYFYGRFREKPRLHYTGTHKAIFKDRIENQLSIVSLCRMFKKVDEGATRITFWFCVPDVDLEGGLHPIRDNNDIELMNQCYWNLPKERLIYACSGDEPFEKEPEDGGVSDGIKNEGHDTGACEDGGVTNTTGTAACEDDEEPEWLKDGLETIEDEDIFSPKKDAVGDSNYNKKGGAGADGTSASSKLPVHVFSFAGKSDEKSSPKRGSVRKKRASKNSQYRGPDVIQQITPPVSEQRPSEVEDVSIEKGPVSSQKLSKDESINIEKPPATFRESNLREEDERVGNAEVTEEDWQEPVVPDEELLDKFRSGSGEEDDCLDFNPEVEFRKPHFELKVGQKFTNFRVFRSVLCEWLVREGYEVTWVKNYSKKIRANCAKGCSRRIRATPIQDESAFQIKSLKGEHVCAREYQNKHATATYLSSKYQDKIRDNPKIELMGLKNDIRRDLMINVSIAKVGRAKRKAKDMMLGTDMEQYQKLWSYAATVRDTNAGSTIKIQIDKAPDGSTGIFQRLYYCLHACKQGFLDGCRPIIGLDGCFLKTAFGGQLLSALGRDGNDNMVPIAIAVVEVERYDSWK, from the coding sequence ATGTATTTTTATGGGAGATTTAGAGAAAAGCCAAGGCTCCACTACACAGGAACCCACAAGGCTATTTTCAAAGACAGAATAGAAAATCAGTTATCGATAGTGAGTCTGTGTAGAATGTTTAAAAAGGTAGATGAAGGAGCAACTAGAATAACTTTTTGGTTTTGTGTCCCAGATGTGGATTTAGAAGGTGGTCTACACCCAATTAGAGACAATAATGATATTGAATTAATGAACCAGTGCTACTGGAACTTGCCTAAGGAAAGGCTAATTTATGCTTGCAGTGGGGATGAGCCATTTGAAAAGGAGCCAGAAGATGGTGGGGTCAGTGATGGAATAAAAAATGAAGGCCATGATACGGGTGCATGTGAAGATGGCGGGGTCACTAACACTACGGGGACAGCTGCatgtgaagatgatgaagagccAGAATGGTTAAAAGATGGGTTGGAAACAATAGAAGATGAAGACATCTTTAGCCCAAAGAAAGATGCTGTTGGAGACAGCAACTACAACAAAAAAGGTGGGGCAGGGGCAGATGGCACTAGTGCTTCTTCAAAATTGCCAGTGCATGTATTCTCATTTGCTGGAAAGTCAGATGAAAAAAGTTCTCCTAAAAGGGGTTCTGTGAGAAAGAAAAGGGCCAGTAAAAATTCACAATATAGAGGGCCTGATGTGATTCAGCAAATTACACCACCTGTTTCAGAGCAAAGGCCATCAGAAGTTGAAGATGTAAGCATTGAAAAGGGACCTGTTTCATCTCAGAAGCTATCAAAAGATGAATCTATAAACATTGAAAAACCACCTGCAACATTTAGAGAATCAAATTTGAGAGAAGAAGACGAAAGGGTAGGGAATGCTGAGGTGACTGAAGAGGATTGGCAAGAACCTGTGGTTCCGGATGAAGAGTTGCTAGACAAATTTAGATCTGGTAGTGGAGAAGAAGATGACTGCCTTGACTTTAATCCTGAAGTTGAGTTTAGGAAGCCACACTTTGAGCTGAAAGTGGGGCAAAAGTTTACTAATTTTAGAGTGTTTAGATCTGTGTTGTGTGAATGGCTAGTAAGAGAGGGTTATGAAGTTACTTGGGTGAAAAACTACTCTAAGAAAATTAGGGCCAACTGTGCAAAAGGTTGTAGTCGGAGGATTCGGGCAACACCAATTCAAGATGAATCAGCCTTCCAAATAAAGTCACTGAAGGGTGAGCATGTGTGTGCTCGAGAATATCAAAATAAGCATGCAACAGCCACATATCTGAGCAGCAAATATCAAGATAAGATCAGGGATAATCCAAAAATTGAGTTGATGGGGTTGAAGAATGACATCAGAAGAGATTTAATGATCAATGTGTCAATTGCTAAGGTTGGTAGAGCTAAGCGTAAGGCAAAGGATATGATGCTTGGCACGGACATGGAGCAGTATCAAAAACTCTGGAGTTATGCCGCCACCGTCCGAGACACAAATGCTggaagtactataaaaattcaGATTGACAAAGCACCTGATGGTTCAACAGGTATATTTCAAAGGTTATATTATTGCTTGCATGCCTGCAAGCAGGGTTTTCTTGATGGTTGTAGACCAATAATTGGTCTAGATGGCTGTTTTCTTAAGACAGCATTTGGTGGACAATTATTGTCAGCACTTGGCAGAGATGGCAACGATAACATGGTGCCAATAGCAATTGCAGTGGTAGAGGTAGAGCGGTATGACTCCTGGAAATGA
- the LOC113719195 gene encoding uncharacterized protein, which yields MDFQQPHGYMRPPQPPPSMAADPYHHHHPHHQAQRLPVPPPNPWYSTQFQYQHSTPPPQPPLPPPPSHVPPPHQQWPPPPPPPQPPHSDHLAPAPPYPTPHPLPVNQYPPPVPHPHASLPPRPHVPPPQIPQSYSQVNQEWGTANWGHHQSWEYQAHTNEEIWAAKARAWAAAKAASDNQQPQQLPYAFQDGTGDSAAVFPGRDSSISPSVHQQEVPSSYSSIAGDPTRGIDTVATNALDYNFVPPTEPAVVYPSVPAVLPSGPQVDPSVPVPPPASGHSAPIFGRMLGPSFQPTVSSVTAPFGIGAGPDMHPGTTFSADAFGPSIVSERPKKASVPNWLREEIIKKKPAIVSSAVELPKEDIESIEDEAVDKSYGKGDQGDSKSIDSPRSTEDEDDDEDDVEAARTAAINQEIKRVLTEVLLKVTDELFDEIATKVLNEDDPTVEVEDGVSNQDDKAETSRPIIATSRASSNVLQPLKTKDTNYYDAGEKSSSVSGGDLLGLASYASDDEDNETESFGKQSIKEDSVKHQSTSSKLSKGTDVLHNGGSQEENKERSDLGSNSQNATTVNHNAAVFGLKDAEAAKLSDSVAEREVLDGVIASKIMNTLAAKVAGQSENIVENDSSKRSLMGDSSGEETRDKLDKNDRREQERNAVEKIVRELEIDKESAYEKEGTNSRRDQRHLKKERRDDQNGLKERVVKPSEKAKDTDSRKRASPDYDKEGNKERHADRRSSGKEENDRKRERTEDDRREKSSRRNSNESSRHKRHHSPSITGRDRDNRGGLVVGHAYDSSDESSDNSKKKMHSRRRKSPSPVRSRKRQVSRSPHSKHSQRRHSPYSSLESSRGRRSRSRSRSPSRRKR from the exons ATGGATTTTCAGCAGCCTCATGGGTATATGAGACCTCCGCAACCGCCGCCGTCGATGGCAGCAGATCCCTACCACCATCACCACCCCCACCACCAAGCGCAGAGATTGCCGGTTCCTCCACCTAACCCTTGGTACTCGACTCAATTTCAGTACCAGCACTCTACTCCTCCGCCACAACCACcacttcctcctcctccttctcatGTCCCGCCGCCGCATCAGCAGTGGCCACCACCGCCGCCACCACCACAACCACCACATTCCGATCATTTGGCTCCCGCTCCTCCTTATCCTACGCCACATCCGCTTCCAGTCAACCAATACCCTCCTCCGGTTCCTCATCCGCATGCTTCTCTTCCGCCTCGGCCGCATGTTCCACCGCCTCAGATTCCCCAGTCGTATTCCCAGGTCAATCAG GAGTGGGGGACTGCTAATTGGGGTCATCATCAAAGTTGGGAGTATCAAG CTCATACCAATGAAGAAATTTGGGCTGCCAAGGCCCGGGCATGGGCAGCTGCTAAAGCTGCATCAGACAACCAGCAGCCTCAGCAGTTACCATATGCTTTTCAAGATGGAACTGGAGATTCAGCTGCTGTGTTTCCTGGACGAGATTCTTCTATAAGTCCATCGGTCCATCAGCAGGAGGTACCTTCTAGTTATTCTTCTATTGCAG GGGACCCCACAAGAGGCATAGACACTGTTGCAACCAATGCTCTAGACTATAATTTTGTCCCTCCAACCGAGCCAGCAGTGGTTTATCCTTCAGTTCCTGCAGTACTCCCGTCAGGACCTCAG GTTGATCCTTCGGTGCCAGTACCTCCTCCAGCTTCTGGGCATTCTGCACCAATATTTGGAAGGATGCTCGGACCAAGCTTCCAGCCAACAGTGTCATCTGTCACTGCTCCCTTTGGAATTGGTGCAGGGCCTGATATGCATCCTGGGACAACTTTTTCTGCTGATGCTTTTGGGCCTTCCATTGTTTCTGAGCGCCCTAAAAAG gCTTCAGTGCCCAACTGGCTTCGAGAAGAAATAATAAAGAAGAAACCTGCAATTGTGAGTTCGGCTGTAGAGCTTCCAAAAGAGGATATTGAATCAATTGAAGATGAAGCTGTAGATAAATCTTATGGAAAGGGTGATCAGGGGGATAGCAAAAGCATAGACTCTCCTAGGTCAACCGAGGATGAGGATGATGACGAG GACGATGTGGAAGCAGCAAGAACTGCCGCAATAAATCAGGAGATAAAACGCGTTTTGACTGAAGTTCTTTTAAAG GTTACTGATGAACTTTTTGATGAAATTGCTACGAAAGTTCTTAATGAAGATGATCCCACGGTTGAAG ttgAGGATGGTGTTTCCAATCAGGATGATAAAGCAGAGACTTCTAGACCAATCATTGCAACTTCCAGAGCCTCTTCGAATGTTCTCCAACCATTGAAAACTAAGGATACTAATTATTATGATGCTGGTGAAAAGTCTAGTTCTGTCTCTGGTGGGGATTTGCTCGGTCTTGCTAGTTATGCCTCAGATGATGAGGACAATGAAACTGAGAGTTTTGGTAAACAAAGTATAAAGGAAGATAGTGTGAAGCATCAGTCAACATCAAGCAAGTTATCGAAAGGCACAGATGTGCTTCATAATGGTGGTTCACAGGAAGAAAATAAAGAGCGTTCTGATCTCGGTAGTAATAGTCAAAATGCTACCACAGTAAATCATAATGCTGCAGTTTTTGGATTAAAGGATGCAGAGGCAGCGAAACTATCCGATTCAGTGGCTGAGCGTGAAGTGCTGGATGGTGTCATTGCTTCTAAGATTATGAACACACTAGCTGCAAAGGTAGCTGGTCAAAGTGAAAACATCGTTGAAAATGACAGCTCCAAAAGGTCACTGATGGGTGATTCTTCGGGTGAAGAAACTAGAGACAAGTTAGATAAAAATGATAGACGTGAACAAGAAAGAAATGCGGTTGAGAAAATTGTCAGAGAGTTAGAAATTGACAAGGAGAGTGCATATGAGAAAGAGGGAACAAATAGTAGGCGTGATCAGAGGCACTTGAAAAAGGAAAGGAGGGATGATCaaaatggtttaaaagaaaGAGTTGTTAAACCTTCAGAAAAAGCAAAGGATACTGATTCAAGAAAAAGGGCCTCTCCTGATTATGACAAGGAGGGTAATAAGGAGAGGCATGCAGACAGAAGATCAAGTGGTAAAGAAGAAAATGATAGGAAAAGGGAAAGAACTGAGGATGATAGAAGAGAAAAATCTAGTCGTAgaaactcaaatgaatctagCAGACATAAGAGACACCATTCGCCTTCCATCACTGGTAGGGATCGAGACAACAGAGGTGGATTGGTTGTTGGCCATGCTTATGATTCAAGTGATGAATCATCAGATAATTCTAAAAA AAAGATGCACTCAAGGAGACGTAAATCACCATCTCCTGTCAGGTCGAGGAAAAG ACAAGTTTCGCGGTCTCCTCATAGCAAGCACTCTCAGCGCAGGCATTCTCCTTACTCTTCTCTTGAGAGTTCCAG GGGGAGAAGGTCAAGATCGAGGTCAAGGTCGCCTAGTCGTCGGAAAAGATGA
- the LOC113719196 gene encoding beta-arabinofuranosyltransferase RAY1 isoform X1: MFCNSETKTKTAAMQLYSPLFFPFFKRLALGIWLVWLLGIFLIGVSFYATQMLSFSVKDQLKKPKLFGNGFSDSSGPTITIFAAPRPFEGSFGERQGLAIRSWLGLSPDIDVVLFSQDPSAVFFATAFGSRVSVEPNIDFTFLGTPFFHSMVAKAQTSNSDVSVLIDPELILFPDFISTLRFAHKLDHDWLLIASSQNLSYSPVRWGADWKKSVADEGKKLTSQTGFLAQKLQRELCERRMLMAWNNCNLPLHNGVLPPFLYRKGIHHHWLLTEALSSDYRLIIDATWTFSNTYVNDINHVYYELMEASNHSDIEKRNWEFMGNIHLGKLYGSFSFHEANYSNLFRISKCGGNYLLINSEQDVAFSLGDPVSFSLRNQGISGPLTEKKILNCLNVMKSRQGVENCSQKDQLQSSDSISLPFSLEQLLSMRADQNKTIVLAVAGYSYKDMLMSWVCRLRHLQISNFLVCAIDHEIYEFAVLQGIPVLEYADIPANVSFDDCHFGTECFQKVTKVKSRMVLQILKLGYNVLLSDVDVYWFKNPLPLLSSFGRATLVAQSDEYNITGPINLPRRLNSGFYYVQSDDTTIAALQKVVQHASTSNLSEQPSFYDTLCGEGGFHRLGDDRCLEPETNMTVHFLDRDLFPNGAYQNLWEERNVSETCMKRGCFVIHNNWISGRRKKLERQVLSGLWEYDVGTRMCLQNWHRTTRLTSYF, encoded by the exons ATGTTCTGCAATTcagaaaccaaaacaaaaacagcaGCAATGCAGCTCTACAGCccccttttctttcccttttttaag AGACTGGCTCTTGGGATATGGTTGGTTTGGCTGCTTGGGATTTTCTTGATAGGTGTTAGCTTTTATGCTACTCAGATGTTGTCTTTTTCTGTTAAGGATCAGTTAAAGAAGCCAAAGCTTTTTGGCAATGGATTTAGTGATTCCTCTGGTCCCACGATCACCATATTTGCTGCACCAAGACCTTTTGAGGGTTCATTTGGAGAAAGACAGGGTCTCGCTATCAGATCATGGCTAGGTCTATCACCTGATATTGACGTTGTGCTCTTTAGCCAAGATCCTTCTGCTGTCTTTTTTGCAACAGCCTTTGGTTCCAGGGTATCAGTTGAGCCCAATATCGATTTCAC GTTCCTTGGGACGCCGTTTTTTCATTCAATGGTGGCCAAAGCACAGACATCGAACTCAGATGTTTCTGTGCTGATTGATCCAGAACTAATTCTCTTTCCTGATTTCATTtccactttgagatttgctcaCAAACTTGATCACGACTGGTTACTTATTGCTTCATCACAAAACTTGTCCTACTCTCCAGTTCGCTGGGGTGCGGACTGGAAGAAGTCAGTAGCCGATGAAGGGAAGAAACTAACAAGCCAAACG GGGTTTTTGGCTCAGAAATTGCAGAGGGAATTGTGTGAAAGAAGAATGCTAATGGCATGGAACAATTGCAATCTTCCGCTGCATAATGGAGTCTTGCCTCCTTTTTTGTACAGAAAGGGGATTCACCATCACTGGTTATTAACTGAAGCCTTGTCGTCTGATTATAGGTTGATTATTGATGCCACTTGGACCTTTTCAAATACCTATGTGAATGATATAAACCACGTGTACTATGAATTAATGGAAGCTTCCAACCATTCAGATATTGAAAAGAGGAATTGGGAGTTCATGGGAAACATTCACCTGGGGAAGCTTTATGGGTCATTTTCTTTTCACGAAGCTAATTATTCAAACTTGTTTAGAATTTCTAAATGTGGTGGGAACTATCTTTTGATAAACTCAGAACAAGATGTTGCTTTTTCTCTGGGAGACCCGGTATCATTTAGTTTACGAAATCAAGGTATTTCTGGACCATTaacagaaaagaaaattctGAATTGTCTTAATGTAATGAAGTCACGTCAAGGGGTTGAAAACTGTTCTCAGAAGGACCAGCTGCAGAGTTCTGACTCAATTTCTCTTCCATTCTCCTTAGAACAACTTCTTTCAATGCGTGCAGACCAGAATAAGACAATTGTGCTAGCGGTTGCTGGATATAGTTATAAGGACATGCTAATGAGCTGGGTCTGCAGACTACGCCACCTCCAGATTTCAAACTTTTTGGTCTGTGCTATTGACCATGAAATTTATGAGTTTGCGGTTCTGCAG GGCATACCAGTTCTTGAGTATGCAGATATTCCAGCAAATGTCAGTTTTGACGACTGCCATTTTGGAACAGAATGCTTTCAGAAAGTAACCAAAGTCAAGTCGAGGATGGTCTTGCAGATATTAAAGCTGGGTTATAATGTACTATTGAGTGATGTTGATGTGTATTGGTTCAAAAACCCCTTGCCTTTGCTTAGTTCCTTTGGTCGTGCAACTCTGGTCGCACAGTCCGATGAGTATAACATAACAG GACCAATTAACTTACCACGACGCCTCAACTCTGGTTTCTATTACGTTCAGTCAGATGATACAACAATTGCAGCATTGCAGAAAGTCGTGCAACACGCATCAACTTCTAATCTCTCAGAGCAACCTAGCTTCTATGACACCTTATGTGGTGAAGGTGGTTTCCATCGTCTAGGTGATGACAGATGCTTAGAACCGGAAACAAATATGACTGTTCATTTCTTGGATAGAGATCTTTTTCCAAATGGTGCATACCAAAATCTGTGGGAGGAAAGAAATGTCAGTGAAACCTGTATGAAGAGGGGGTGTTTTGTTATCCATAATAATTGGATTAGTGGGAGAAGGAAAAAGTTAGAACGCCAGGTGTTATCAGGACTTTGGGAGTATGATGTTGGTACAAGAATGTGTCTGCAAAATTGGCACAGGACCACGAGGTTGACAAGCTATTTTTAA
- the LOC113719196 gene encoding beta-arabinofuranosyltransferase RAY1 isoform X2, whose translation MVAKAQTSNSDVSVLIDPELILFPDFISTLRFAHKLDHDWLLIASSQNLSYSPVRWGADWKKSVADEGKKLTSQTGFLAQKLQRELCERRMLMAWNNCNLPLHNGVLPPFLYRKGIHHHWLLTEALSSDYRLIIDATWTFSNTYVNDINHVYYELMEASNHSDIEKRNWEFMGNIHLGKLYGSFSFHEANYSNLFRISKCGGNYLLINSEQDVAFSLGDPVSFSLRNQGISGPLTEKKILNCLNVMKSRQGVENCSQKDQLQSSDSISLPFSLEQLLSMRADQNKTIVLAVAGYSYKDMLMSWVCRLRHLQISNFLVCAIDHEIYEFAVLQGIPVLEYADIPANVSFDDCHFGTECFQKVTKVKSRMVLQILKLGYNVLLSDVDVYWFKNPLPLLSSFGRATLVAQSDEYNITGPINLPRRLNSGFYYVQSDDTTIAALQKVVQHASTSNLSEQPSFYDTLCGEGGFHRLGDDRCLEPETNMTVHFLDRDLFPNGAYQNLWEERNVSETCMKRGCFVIHNNWISGRRKKLERQVLSGLWEYDVGTRMCLQNWHRTTRLTSYF comes from the exons ATGGTGGCCAAAGCACAGACATCGAACTCAGATGTTTCTGTGCTGATTGATCCAGAACTAATTCTCTTTCCTGATTTCATTtccactttgagatttgctcaCAAACTTGATCACGACTGGTTACTTATTGCTTCATCACAAAACTTGTCCTACTCTCCAGTTCGCTGGGGTGCGGACTGGAAGAAGTCAGTAGCCGATGAAGGGAAGAAACTAACAAGCCAAACG GGGTTTTTGGCTCAGAAATTGCAGAGGGAATTGTGTGAAAGAAGAATGCTAATGGCATGGAACAATTGCAATCTTCCGCTGCATAATGGAGTCTTGCCTCCTTTTTTGTACAGAAAGGGGATTCACCATCACTGGTTATTAACTGAAGCCTTGTCGTCTGATTATAGGTTGATTATTGATGCCACTTGGACCTTTTCAAATACCTATGTGAATGATATAAACCACGTGTACTATGAATTAATGGAAGCTTCCAACCATTCAGATATTGAAAAGAGGAATTGGGAGTTCATGGGAAACATTCACCTGGGGAAGCTTTATGGGTCATTTTCTTTTCACGAAGCTAATTATTCAAACTTGTTTAGAATTTCTAAATGTGGTGGGAACTATCTTTTGATAAACTCAGAACAAGATGTTGCTTTTTCTCTGGGAGACCCGGTATCATTTAGTTTACGAAATCAAGGTATTTCTGGACCATTaacagaaaagaaaattctGAATTGTCTTAATGTAATGAAGTCACGTCAAGGGGTTGAAAACTGTTCTCAGAAGGACCAGCTGCAGAGTTCTGACTCAATTTCTCTTCCATTCTCCTTAGAACAACTTCTTTCAATGCGTGCAGACCAGAATAAGACAATTGTGCTAGCGGTTGCTGGATATAGTTATAAGGACATGCTAATGAGCTGGGTCTGCAGACTACGCCACCTCCAGATTTCAAACTTTTTGGTCTGTGCTATTGACCATGAAATTTATGAGTTTGCGGTTCTGCAG GGCATACCAGTTCTTGAGTATGCAGATATTCCAGCAAATGTCAGTTTTGACGACTGCCATTTTGGAACAGAATGCTTTCAGAAAGTAACCAAAGTCAAGTCGAGGATGGTCTTGCAGATATTAAAGCTGGGTTATAATGTACTATTGAGTGATGTTGATGTGTATTGGTTCAAAAACCCCTTGCCTTTGCTTAGTTCCTTTGGTCGTGCAACTCTGGTCGCACAGTCCGATGAGTATAACATAACAG GACCAATTAACTTACCACGACGCCTCAACTCTGGTTTCTATTACGTTCAGTCAGATGATACAACAATTGCAGCATTGCAGAAAGTCGTGCAACACGCATCAACTTCTAATCTCTCAGAGCAACCTAGCTTCTATGACACCTTATGTGGTGAAGGTGGTTTCCATCGTCTAGGTGATGACAGATGCTTAGAACCGGAAACAAATATGACTGTTCATTTCTTGGATAGAGATCTTTTTCCAAATGGTGCATACCAAAATCTGTGGGAGGAAAGAAATGTCAGTGAAACCTGTATGAAGAGGGGGTGTTTTGTTATCCATAATAATTGGATTAGTGGGAGAAGGAAAAAGTTAGAACGCCAGGTGTTATCAGGACTTTGGGAGTATGATGTTGGTACAAGAATGTGTCTGCAAAATTGGCACAGGACCACGAGGTTGACAAGCTATTTTTAA
- the LOC113717580 gene encoding inorganic phosphate transporter 2-1, chloroplastic, whose product MTSSYCLSSARNRATTPAEAFLVHNSHLYLPTYRHRLFSSEPKRDPLILKPRQRLLKSSFSFLGRKNCSSVHPFAALSSFAEAEDHKGGDIESERQHEVDDASTDVELPGMAQAFHMSSTTAAAVTICIAVAALTFPFFMKSLTRTAGLKAKVLTYATLLSGFYMAWNIGANDVANAMGTSVGSGALSLMQAVLIAAVLEFSGALLMGTHVTSTMQKGILVASVFDGKATLLFAGLLSSLAAAGTWLQVASYYGWPVSTTHCIVGSMVGFGLVYGGTGAVFWSSLARVTSSWVISPLMGAMVSFVVYKCIRRFVYSAPNPGQAAAAAAPIAVFVGVTGISFAAFPLSKQFPLAVLQALACGTAGAFIVYRIIQKQLGHLLVKSNSGEGEPKEEIIHTKNVGFLSDFAGPKGTQLQLVYGVFGYMQVLSACFMSFAHGGNDVSNAIGPLAAALSILQGGVSGAEIVIPNHILAWGGFGIVAGLTMWGYRVIATIGKKITELTPTRGFAAEFAAASVVLFASKLGLPISATHTLVGAVMGVGFARGLNSVRAETVREIVTSWAVTIPAGAIFAVIYTWILTKLFAYIL is encoded by the exons ATGACTTCCTCTTACTGTTTATCTTCTGCTAGAAACAGGGCCACTACACCAGCTGAAGCCTTCTTAGTTCACAATTCTCATCTTTACCTTCCCACGTACAGGCACCGTCTCTTCTCCAGTGAACCTAAAAGAGACCCTCTTATTCTCAAGCCTCGGCAACGGCTGCTTAaatcttctttttcatttttagggaGGAAAAATTGTAGCTCTGTACACCCTTTTGCGGCCTTATCGTCTTTTGCTGAAGCTGAAGATCATAAAGGTGGAGATATAGAATCTGAAAGGCAACATGAAGTTGATGATGCAAGCACGGATGTTGAATTGCCAGGCATGGCGCAGGCCTTCCATATGTCCTCAACTACAGCTGCTGCTGTTACCATATGCATAGCAGTTGCTGCTCttacttttccctttttcatgaAGTCACTGACTCGGACTGCTGGATTGAAGGCTAAGGTTTTGACATATGCTACATTACTCTCCGGTTTTTACATGGCCTGGAACATTGGAGCCAATGATGTTGCTAATGCCATGGGGACTTCAGTTGGTTCAGGAGCTTTATCCCTCATGCAAGCTGTACTGATTGCTGCAGTTCTGGAATTCTCGGGTGCATTGCTGATGGGAACACATGTAACCAGTACAATGCAGAAGGGAATTCTGGTTGCCAGTGTTTTCGATGGAAAGGCTACTTTGCTTTTCGCAGGGCTGCTATCTTCTTTGGCTGCTGCTGGCACTTGGTTGCAG GTTGCATCTTACTATGGTTGGCCTGTTTCAACCACTCATTGCATTGTAGGGTCGATGGTTGGGTTTGGTCTCGTGTATGGGGGAACTGGTGCTGTCTTTTGGAGTTCATTGGCAAGAGTAACTTCGTCGTGGGTGATCTCACCTTTAATGGGAGCAATGGTGTCATTTGTTGTCTATAAATGCATCCGCAGG TTTGTTTACAGTGCTCCGAACCCAGGACAAGCTGCAGCTGCAGCTGCACCGATTGCTGTATTTGTCGGTGTGACTGGAATCTCTTTTGCAGCCTTCCCTCTTAGTAAGCAATTCCCTTTAGCTGTCCTCCAGGCTTTAGCTTGTGGTACTGCTGGAGCGTTTATCGTATACAGAATTATTCAAAAGCAACTTGGTCACCTGTTGGTCAAGTCTAATTCGGGAGAGGGAGAGCCAAAGGAAGAGATAATCCACACCAAAAATGTTGGATTTCTTTCTGACTTTGCTGGTCCAAAGGGTACCCAGCTACAACTGGTGTATGGAGTCTTTGGCTACATGCAAGTGCTGTCTGCCTGTTTCATGTCATTTGCTCACGGTGGAAATGATGTCTCCAATGCAATAGGTCCCTTGGCTGCAGCATTATCCATTCTTCAGGGGGGTGTAAGTGGAGCAGAAATTGTTATTCCTAATCACATTCTAGCATGGGGTGGCTTTGGGATTGTTGCAGGGCTCACGATGTGGGGTTATAGAGTCATTGCAACAATTGGGAAGAAGATTACAGAATTAACACCAACACGAGGATTTGCAGCAGAGTTTGCAGCTGCATCCGTGGTTTTGTTTGCATCTAAACTAGGTTTACCAATCTCAGCCACCCACACTCTAGTGGGCGCAGTCATGGGGGTGGGGTTTGCTCGGGGACTTAACAGTGTGAGGGCAGAAACAGTGAGGGAGATTGTGACTTCTTGGGCTGTGACAATTCCTGCTGGAGCAATCTTTGCAGTAATCTACACGTGGATCTTGACTAAATTGTTTGCATACATACTTTGA